From one Eptesicus fuscus isolate TK198812 chromosome 21, DD_ASM_mEF_20220401, whole genome shotgun sequence genomic stretch:
- the ZNF428 gene encoding zinc finger protein 428 isoform X2, which produces MNEPTESSKNIFSRRIILREHPSTGWHPALENLWPRCSCGELAGERRCLASALLPSPPLAMTETREPAETGGYASLEEDDEDLSPGPEHSSNSEYTHSEPDSEEEEDEEEEEEETTDDPEYDPGYKVKQRLGGGRGGPSRRAPRAAQPPDPPAQPCQLCGRSSLGEAPPGTPPCRLCRPTAAPQEAPAPEVRVLGEGEGEPPRAGEGQGQPAGQEEEQDEDEEGTYHCTECEDSFDSLGELHGHFMLHARGEV; this is translated from the exons ATGAATGAACCCACTGAATCTTCGAAAAATATCTTCAGCCGAAGGATCATTTTACGAGAG CATCCCTCTACCGGCTGGCACCCTGCATTAGAGAACTTGTGGCCCAGGTGTAGCTGCGGAGAGCTGGCCGGGGAGAGACGCTGCCTAGCTTCCGCTCTGCTCCCGTCTCCTCCTCTGGCCATGACAGAGACTCGTGAGCCAGCTGAAACGGGAGGCTATGCCAGCTTGGAAGAAGATGATGAGGACCTCTCTCCAG gccctgagcattcctctAATTCCGAATACACACACTCAGAGCCGGACTccgaagaggaagaagatgaggaggaggaggaagaggagaccaCTGACGACCCCGAATATGACCCTGGCTACAAAGTGAAGCAGCGCCTGGGTGGGGGCCGTGGGGGCCCATCCCGCCGGGCTCCCCGTGCAGCCCAGCCCCCggaccccccagcccagccctgccagctctgtggccgctcaTCCCTCGGGGAGGCCCCACCGGGCACTCCGCCTTGCCGGCTCTGCCGTCCCACTGCAGCCCCCCAGGAAGCACCAGCTCCCGAAGTCAGGGTgcttggggagggagagggagagccacctcgggctggggagggccagggccaacccgctgggcaggaggaggagcaggacgAGGACGAGGAGGGCACCTACCACTGCACGGAGTGCGAGGATTCCTTCGACAGCCTTGGGGAGCTGCATGGGCACTTCATGCTGCATGCCCGGGGTGAGGTGTAG
- the ZNF428 gene encoding zinc finger protein 428 isoform X1, translated as MNEPTESSKNIFSRRIILREHPSTGWHPALENLWPRCSCGELAGERRCLASALLPSPPLAMTETREPAETGGYASLEEDDEDLSPGPEHSSNSEYTHSEPDSEEEEDEEEEEEETTDDPEYDPGYKVKQRLGGGRGGPSRRAPRAAQPPDPPAQPCQLCGRSSLGEAPPGTPPCRLCRPTAAPQEAPAPEVRVLGEGEGEPPRAGEGQGQPAGQEEEQDEDEEGTYHCTECEDSFDSLGELHGHFMLHAREAWQLRTFENRTGISTMTIKSSLTVDQALG; from the exons ATGAATGAACCCACTGAATCTTCGAAAAATATCTTCAGCCGAAGGATCATTTTACGAGAG CATCCCTCTACCGGCTGGCACCCTGCATTAGAGAACTTGTGGCCCAGGTGTAGCTGCGGAGAGCTGGCCGGGGAGAGACGCTGCCTAGCTTCCGCTCTGCTCCCGTCTCCTCCTCTGGCCATGACAGAGACTCGTGAGCCAGCTGAAACGGGAGGCTATGCCAGCTTGGAAGAAGATGATGAGGACCTCTCTCCAG gccctgagcattcctctAATTCCGAATACACACACTCAGAGCCGGACTccgaagaggaagaagatgaggaggaggaggaagaggagaccaCTGACGACCCCGAATATGACCCTGGCTACAAAGTGAAGCAGCGCCTGGGTGGGGGCCGTGGGGGCCCATCCCGCCGGGCTCCCCGTGCAGCCCAGCCCCCggaccccccagcccagccctgccagctctgtggccgctcaTCCCTCGGGGAGGCCCCACCGGGCACTCCGCCTTGCCGGCTCTGCCGTCCCACTGCAGCCCCCCAGGAAGCACCAGCTCCCGAAGTCAGGGTgcttggggagggagagggagagccacctcgggctggggagggccagggccaacccgctgggcaggaggaggagcaggacgAGGACGAGGAGGGCACCTACCACTGCACGGAGTGCGAGGATTCCTTCGACAGCCTTGGGGAGCTGCATGGGCACTTCATGCTGCATGCCCGGG AAGCTTGGCAACTAAGAACCTTCGAGAATAGAACCGGAATTTCCACAATGACCATCAAGTCATCGCTCACAGTGGACCAGGCCCTGGGCTAA
- the ZNF576 gene encoding zinc finger protein 576 isoform X1: MTDEPLLLIYCSIRRAPLLTRGVLVTMEDPPPEETMEQLDSSRERSPRSAGGDICHLGALQCTRCLITFANSKFQERHMKREHPADFVAQKLQGALFICFACARSFLSSKALVAHQRSHSPATRPSLTVAPTIAQTTFPCPDCGKTFGQAASLRWHRQVQEARFPPGPFACTECGQDFAQEAGLHQHYIRHARGDL; this comes from the exons ATGACAGATGAGCCGCTTCTTTTGATTTACTGTTCGATCAGGCGTGCTCCTCTCTTGACCAGAGGGGTCCTAGTCACCATGGAGGACCCGCCTCCCGAAGAGACCATGGAGCAGCTGGATTCGTCAAGAGAGAGGAGTCCCCGCAGTGCAGGAGGCGACATCT GCCATCTGGGGGCCCTGCAGTGCACCCGCTGCCTCATCACCTTCGCCAATTCCAAGTTCCAGGAGCGCCACATGAAGCGGGAACACCCGGCGGACTTCGTGGCCCAGAAGCTGCAGGGGGCCCTCTTCATCTGCTTCGCCTGCGCccgctccttcctctcctccaagGCCCTGGTCGCCCACCAGCGCAGCCACAGTCCTGCTACCAGGCCCTCCCTGACGGTTGCACCCACCATTGCCCagaccaccttcccctgccctgaTTGTGGCAAGACCTTTGGGCAGGCCGCTTCTCTGAGGTGGCACCGCCAGGTGCAGGAAGCCCGCTTCCCTCCTGGCCCCTTTGCCTGCACTGAGTGTGGGCAGGACTTTGCCCAGGAAGCTGGGCTGCATCAACACTACATCCGGCATGCCCGTGGGGACCTCTGA
- the ZNF428 gene encoding zinc finger protein 428 isoform X3 translates to MTETREPAETGGYASLEEDDEDLSPGPEHSSNSEYTHSEPDSEEEEDEEEEEEETTDDPEYDPGYKVKQRLGGGRGGPSRRAPRAAQPPDPPAQPCQLCGRSSLGEAPPGTPPCRLCRPTAAPQEAPAPEVRVLGEGEGEPPRAGEGQGQPAGQEEEQDEDEEGTYHCTECEDSFDSLGELHGHFMLHAREAWQLRTFENRTGISTMTIKSSLTVDQALG, encoded by the exons ATGACAGAGACTCGTGAGCCAGCTGAAACGGGAGGCTATGCCAGCTTGGAAGAAGATGATGAGGACCTCTCTCCAG gccctgagcattcctctAATTCCGAATACACACACTCAGAGCCGGACTccgaagaggaagaagatgaggaggaggaggaagaggagaccaCTGACGACCCCGAATATGACCCTGGCTACAAAGTGAAGCAGCGCCTGGGTGGGGGCCGTGGGGGCCCATCCCGCCGGGCTCCCCGTGCAGCCCAGCCCCCggaccccccagcccagccctgccagctctgtggccgctcaTCCCTCGGGGAGGCCCCACCGGGCACTCCGCCTTGCCGGCTCTGCCGTCCCACTGCAGCCCCCCAGGAAGCACCAGCTCCCGAAGTCAGGGTgcttggggagggagagggagagccacctcgggctggggagggccagggccaacccgctgggcaggaggaggagcaggacgAGGACGAGGAGGGCACCTACCACTGCACGGAGTGCGAGGATTCCTTCGACAGCCTTGGGGAGCTGCATGGGCACTTCATGCTGCATGCCCGGG AAGCTTGGCAACTAAGAACCTTCGAGAATAGAACCGGAATTTCCACAATGACCATCAAGTCATCGCTCACAGTGGACCAGGCCCTGGGCTAA
- the PINLYP gene encoding phospholipase A2 inhibitor and Ly6/PLAUR domain-containing protein — protein MRPSRTPSAFLLAFTLLGTLLGLGRPLSCEVCRGSGPTCSGKMKTCEAGKDACVAIVGESSTKGHHSVNSYKACMKFSDCYSGFVSTTMGPKDYMVSNTHCCQSDGCNRGSVPPPENNRTENGLQCPACIVPFQETCPGTQAARCVGPETHCIYFAGRVQAGIINTRFATRGCATESACNTKPGAEVPSASYLYFLRRADCLPAPQPPGRGE, from the exons ATGAGGCCGTCCAGGACACCGAGCGCCTTCCTGCTGGCCTTCACGCTGCTCGGCACCCTGCTGGGTCTCG GGCGCCCGCTGAGCTGCGAGGTGTGCCGGGGCTCCGGGCCCACGTGCAGCGGGAAGATGAAGACCTGCGAGGCCGGCAAGGACGCCTGCGTGGCCATCGTGGGGGAGTCGAGCACCA AGGGCCACCACTCAGTGAACAGCTACAAGGCCTGCATGAAGTTCAGCGACTGCTACTCGGGTTTCGTGTCCACCACCATGGGCCCCAAGGACTACATGGTGTCCAACACGCACTGCTGCCAGAGTGATGGCTGCAATCGCGGCTCGGTGCCCC ctcccgaGAACAACCGTACCGAGAATGGCCTCCAGTGTCCCGCCTGCATCGTGCCCTTCCAGGAGACATGCCCGGGGACCCAGGCAGCCCGCTGTGTTGGCCCGGAAACCCACTGCATCTACTTCGCTGGCAGAGTGCAGGCTG GTATCATCAACACCAGGTTTGCCACTCGAGGCTGTGCCACAGAGAGCGCCTGCAACACCAAGCCTGGAGCTGAGGTGCCCTCGGCCTCCTATCTCTACTTCCTCCGCCGAGCAGACTGCCTGCCAGCCCCGCAGCCCCCTGGCAGGGGCGAGTGA
- the IRGQ gene encoding immunity-related GTPase family Q protein, with protein MPLPRGDVTALFLGPPGAGKSALVAALCNKDVDVVEIPDGRPDPGLPSLRAAGPGLFLGELSCPPAAPGPWAAEANMLVLVLPSPEGTDEPLAPALGEAARAALARGTPLLAVRNLRPGDSEDEAQARDQTAALLDAAGLGAVPLYVLQADCDGCEELERLRATLRSQAEALQRLLPPAQDGFEVLGAAELEAVREAFERGGLEAALSWVRAGLERLGSARLDLAIAGTADTGFVLDMLLGLDTGDPGAVPASAPPGPTPYPAPERPNVVLWTIPLGSATAAAVPHPTHYDALILVTPGAPTEEDWAQVRPLVLPDAPLVCVRIDGEGEDPESLEEEEKAEKPSRESLENAGGGGLEEARSEGRDPRGPGSQKAGGDGEGSEKAGSEPLQQVGVNTKQSGSGDPERAAAWSPEDDTWEVLEEALPPVFPLRRGGLPGLCEWLQRALPAAQAGALLLALPPTSPRAARTKAAALRAGAWRPALLASLAAAAAPVPGLGWACDVALLRGQLAEWRRALGLEPAALARRERTLGLAPGELAKRTRFPGPVTRAEVEARLGAWAGEGTAGGAALGALSFLWPAGGAAATGGLGYRAAHGVLLQALDEMLADAEAVLAPHAPAQ; from the exons ATGCCTCTACCGCGGGGCGACGTCACCGCCTTGTTCCTGGGGCCCCCGGGCGCGGGGAAGTCCGCGCTGGTTGCAGCGCTGTGCAACAAGGACGTGGACGTGGTGGAGATCCCCGATGGGCGGCCGGACCCCGGGCTCCCCAGCCTGCGAGCTGCGGGCCCAGGCCTCTTCCTGGGTGAGCTGAGTTGCCCACCCGCTGCGCCGGGGCCCTGGGCAGCGGAGGCCAACATGTTGGTCCTGGTGCTGCCCAGCCCTGAGGGCACCGACGAGCCCTTGGCCCCAGCGCTGGGGGAGGCAGCGCGGGCCGCACTGGCCCGAGGAACCCCGCTGCTGGCTGTGCGGAACCTCCGTCCTGGGGACTCAGAGGATGAAGCCCAGGCCCGGGATCAGACAGCGGCCCTCCTGGACGCCGCTGGGTTGGGAGCCGTGCCTCTCTATGTGCTGCAGGCGGACTGCGACGGCTGCGAGGAACTGGAGCGCCTGCGGGCGACGCTGCGGAGCCAGGCGGAGGCGCTGCAGAG GCTCCTGCCACCGGCTCAGGATGGCTTCGAGGTGCTGGGAGCAGCTGAGCTAGAGGCTGTACGAGAGGCCTTCGAGAGGGGTGGCCTGGAGGCAGCGCTCTCCTGGGTTCGTGCTGGCCTGGAGCGACTGGGTAGCGCCCGGCTGGACCTGGCCATCGCCGGCACTGCTGACACGGGCTTTGTGCTGGACATGCTGCTTGGGTTGGATACGGGGGACCCAGGTGCTGTGCCGGCTTCGGCCCCCCCTGGGCCCACACCCTATCCGGCCCCAGAGCGCCCCAATGTGGTGCTCTGGACCATCCCTCTGGGCTCCGCGACTGCTGCTGCCGTCCCCCACCCAACCCACTACGATGCCCTCATCCTGGTCACCCCTGGAGCCCCCACTGAGGAGGACTGGGCCCAGGTCCGGCCCTTGGTGCTACCGGATGCCCCGTTGGTCTGTGTGCGAATAGACGGTGAGGGCGAGGACCCGGAGTCtctggaagaagaggaaaaggccGAGAAGCCCAGCAGGGAGAGCTTAGAGAACGCAGGtggaggggggctggaggaggcacGCAGCGAGGGAAGGgacccacgtggccctgggtcgcAGAAAGCAGGCGGCGATGGGGAAGGTTCAGAGAAAGCAGGCAGTGAGCCTTTGCAGCAGGTTGGCGTCAACACGAAGCAATCGGGCAGTGGGGACCCCGAGCGTGCGGCCGCCTGGAGCCCTGAGGACGACACGTGGGAGGTGCTGGAGGAGGCGCTGCCGCCCGTGTTCCCCCTGCGGAGGGGCGGGCTCCCCGGGCTCTGCGAGTGGCTGCAGCGCGCGCTCCCCGCAGCCCAGGCGGGCGCGCTGTTGCTGGCGCTGCCCCCCACGTCCCCGCGTGCAGCCCGAACCAAGGCCGCGGCGCTGCGGGCTGGGGCCTGGCGGCCGGCTCTGCTGGCCagcctggcggcggcggcggcacccgTACCCGGGCTCGGCTGGGCCTGTGACGTGGCACTTCTGCGCGGGCAGCTAGCAGAGTGGCGGCGGGCGCTGGGGCTCGAACCCGCAGCGCTGGCTCGGCGCGAGCGCACGCTGGGCTTGGCTCCCGGGGAGCTGGCCAAGCGGACGCGCTTCCCCGGCCCAGTGACGCGCGCCGAAGTGGAGGCGAGGCTGGGCGCCTGGGCTGGCGAGGGCACGGCAGGGGGCGCGGCGCTGGGGGCGCTCTCCTTCCTGTGGCCCGCGGGCGGCGCGGCGGCCACGGGCGGCCTGGGCTACCGCGCGGCCCACGGCGTCCTGCTGCAGGCGCTGGACGAGATGCTGGCGGATGCGGAGGCAGTGCTGGCACCGCACGCGCCTGCTCAGTGA
- the ZNF576 gene encoding zinc finger protein 576 isoform X2, which produces MEDPPPEETMEQLDSSRERSPRSAGGDICHLGALQCTRCLITFANSKFQERHMKREHPADFVAQKLQGALFICFACARSFLSSKALVAHQRSHSPATRPSLTVAPTIAQTTFPCPDCGKTFGQAASLRWHRQVQEARFPPGPFACTECGQDFAQEAGLHQHYIRHARGDL; this is translated from the exons ATGGAGGACCCGCCTCCCGAAGAGACCATGGAGCAGCTGGATTCGTCAAGAGAGAGGAGTCCCCGCAGTGCAGGAGGCGACATCT GCCATCTGGGGGCCCTGCAGTGCACCCGCTGCCTCATCACCTTCGCCAATTCCAAGTTCCAGGAGCGCCACATGAAGCGGGAACACCCGGCGGACTTCGTGGCCCAGAAGCTGCAGGGGGCCCTCTTCATCTGCTTCGCCTGCGCccgctccttcctctcctccaagGCCCTGGTCGCCCACCAGCGCAGCCACAGTCCTGCTACCAGGCCCTCCCTGACGGTTGCACCCACCATTGCCCagaccaccttcccctgccctgaTTGTGGCAAGACCTTTGGGCAGGCCGCTTCTCTGAGGTGGCACCGCCAGGTGCAGGAAGCCCGCTTCCCTCCTGGCCCCTTTGCCTGCACTGAGTGTGGGCAGGACTTTGCCCAGGAAGCTGGGCTGCATCAACACTACATCCGGCATGCCCGTGGGGACCTCTGA